A region of Piscinibacter gummiphilus DNA encodes the following proteins:
- a CDS encoding CoA pyrophosphatase, translating to MALSFDPQELPPVSVDDHLPAVTLAELQEATLRRRFQSPPDWAPEAMVEPRFNERPPAHASVLVGLVQREELTVLLTQRTAHLTDHPGQISFPGGRVEPEDANAVATALREAQEEIGLGPEYVDVLGQLPTYTTGTGFIVTPVVALVRPGFHVHPDPFEVAEVFEVPLSFLMDPANHRWHAADFGGGRRQFLSMPWSGKGADGADRRYFVWGATAAMLRNLYRFLAA from the coding sequence ATGGCCCTCAGCTTCGATCCCCAGGAACTGCCTCCCGTCAGCGTCGATGACCACCTTCCCGCGGTGACCCTTGCCGAGCTGCAGGAAGCCACGCTGCGCCGACGGTTCCAGTCGCCGCCGGACTGGGCGCCCGAAGCCATGGTGGAGCCGCGCTTCAACGAGCGCCCGCCGGCCCACGCCTCGGTGCTCGTGGGCCTCGTTCAGCGCGAGGAACTCACGGTGCTGCTCACGCAGCGCACGGCCCACCTCACCGACCATCCCGGCCAGATCAGCTTTCCCGGCGGGCGCGTGGAACCGGAGGACGCCAACGCGGTGGCCACGGCCCTGCGCGAGGCGCAGGAGGAGATCGGCCTCGGGCCCGAGTACGTCGACGTGCTGGGGCAACTGCCCACGTACACCACGGGCACGGGCTTCATCGTGACGCCGGTGGTCGCGCTCGTGCGGCCCGGCTTCCATGTGCACCCCGATCCGTTCGAGGTGGCCGAGGTGTTCGAGGTGCCGCTGTCGTTCCTGATGGACCCGGCCAACCACCGCTGGCACGCGGCCGACTTCGGTGGCGGACGCCGCCAGTTCCTGTCGATGCCGTGGAGCGGCAAGGGGGCCGACGGCGCGGATCGGCGCTACTTCGTGTGGGGTGCGACGGCCGCGATGCTGCGCAACCTCTACCGCTTCCTCGCCGCGTGA